A window of the Paraburkholderia sp. ZP32-5 genome harbors these coding sequences:
- a CDS encoding YciI family protein, with protein MLYILYCRDDPVVSAQIRATYKDAHLAYLAEHAGVIVLGGAMLAEEGDTRVGSTLVLNVKSRAEAEAFSLNEPFRRAGLYASVDITRMRRAQWRPELAPQSVDGN; from the coding sequence ATGCTCTACATTCTTTATTGCCGGGACGATCCGGTCGTGTCGGCGCAGATTCGCGCGACGTATAAGGACGCGCATCTCGCGTATCTGGCCGAGCATGCGGGCGTGATCGTTCTCGGTGGAGCGATGCTTGCCGAAGAGGGCGACACGCGAGTCGGCAGCACGCTCGTTCTGAATGTCAAAAGCCGCGCTGAAGCAGAAGCATTTTCGTTGAACGAGCCTTTTCGCCGCGCGGGACTGTACGCAAGCGTCGACATTACGAGGATGCGCCGTGCTCAATGGCGTCCCGAGTTGGCGCCGCAATCGGTGGACGGCAATTAG